In Nitrobacteraceae bacterium AZCC 1564, the following proteins share a genomic window:
- a CDS encoding multidrug efflux pump (product_source=KO:K18138; cath_funfam=1.20.1640.10,3.30.2090.10,3.30.70.1430; cog=COG0841; ko=KO:K18138; pfam=PF00873; superfamily=82693,82714,82866; tigrfam=TIGR00915; transmembrane_helix_parts=Outside_1_9,TMhelix_10_32,Inside_33_339,TMhelix_340_362,Outside_363_365,TMhelix_366_388,Inside_389_437,TMhelix_438_460,Outside_461_474,TMhelix_475_497,Inside_498_539,TMhelix_540_562,Outside_563_864,TMhelix_865_887,Inside_888_893,TMhelix_894_916,Outside_917_920,TMhelix_921_943,Inside_944_963,TMhelix_964_986,Outside_987_1000,TMhelix_1001_1023,Inside_1024_1055) gives MPSFFIDRPIFAWVIALFICLIGAISIPFLAVAQYPIIAPPSISVSTSYPGASPENLYNSVTRLIEEELNGASGILNFESTSDSLGQVEIIANFVPGTDPSLASVEVQNRIKRVEARLPRAVIQQGILIEEASSAVLQIITLRSTDGSLDEVGLGDFMIRNVLGEIRRIPGVGRATLYSTERALRIWVDPAKLVGFNLTADDVTKAITAQNAQVASGSIGAEPSASDQKISALVLVKGQLSSPDEFGAIVLRANTDGSTVRLRDVARVEVGGLGYQFTTRLNGKPSAGLSVLLSPTGNALATASAVEAKMKELSKFFPANIAYDIPYNITPVVEASIKKVLTTLVEAVVLVFIVMFLFLQNIRYTIIPTIVVPVALLGTCATLLLLGYSINMLTLFGMVLAIGILVDDAIVVVENVERIMAEEGLSPKDATRKAMSQITSAIVGITLVLVAVFVPMAFFPGSVGIIYRQFSVTMVAAISFSALMALSLTPALCATLLTPVKAGHEHGKTGAFGWINRKLDAIKERYATFVGWELKRTGRLMAIYAILLVGLSWAFVRMPGGFLPIDDQGFFTTDVQTPSDSSFNRTETVVQKVEKYLLERSGVEDVTFLTGFSFLGQGMNSAQAFITLKDWSERGPGDTAAEIVADTNKTLSSVRDARISALQPPPIDNLGNSSGFSFRLQDRGQKGYKALMDATDALLAGAKHSPILQNVYVEGLPPAPQVNLMVDREKAGAFGVTFEDINNTISTNLGSAYINDFPNRGRMQRVIVQSDTASRMNADDILTYNVKNSRGQLVPFSSFATVQWSRGPTQIVGFNYYPSVRISGEAKPGYTSGDAIAEMERLAGQLPRGFGYEWTGQSLQEKLSGSQAPFILGLSALVVFLCLAALYESWTIPLAVLLTVPLGIAGAVTAASMRGLPNDVYFTVGLITIIGLAAKDAILIIEFAKDLRMQGKPLLEATIEACRLRFRPILMTGLAFVSGVLPMVIAHGAGGKSQQAIGTSVMGGMIAVVVLALLMVPVFFVVVQRWLSGDRSADAPAVGKPEPYGPPSPSGHIAT, from the coding sequence ATGCCAAGTTTTTTTATCGACCGCCCCATCTTCGCATGGGTGATTGCGCTGTTCATTTGCTTGATCGGCGCAATCTCGATCCCGTTTCTTGCAGTCGCCCAATATCCGATCATCGCGCCGCCATCGATCTCGGTGAGCACGAGCTACCCCGGCGCATCGCCGGAGAATCTCTACAACAGCGTGACGCGGCTCATTGAAGAAGAGCTCAATGGCGCCTCAGGCATCCTGAACTTTGAATCCACCAGCGATTCGCTTGGCCAGGTTGAAATCATCGCAAACTTCGTGCCTGGCACGGATCCGAGCCTTGCCTCGGTCGAGGTGCAGAACCGCATCAAGCGCGTCGAGGCGCGTCTGCCGCGTGCGGTGATCCAGCAGGGCATCTTGATCGAGGAAGCATCCAGCGCGGTGCTGCAGATCATTACCCTGCGCTCGACCGACGGCAGCCTCGATGAGGTGGGCCTCGGCGACTTCATGATCCGGAACGTGCTCGGCGAAATTCGTCGCATCCCCGGTGTCGGTCGTGCCACGCTTTATTCGACCGAGCGCGCGCTGCGCATTTGGGTCGATCCGGCGAAGCTCGTCGGATTTAATCTCACCGCCGACGACGTTACCAAGGCGATCACCGCACAAAATGCCCAGGTTGCTTCCGGCAGCATCGGCGCGGAGCCGAGCGCAAGCGACCAAAAGATTTCGGCGCTGGTGCTGGTGAAAGGTCAGCTCAGTTCGCCCGACGAATTCGGCGCGATCGTGCTGCGTGCCAACACTGATGGTTCGACGGTGAGGCTACGCGACGTTGCGCGGGTCGAGGTCGGTGGTCTAGGCTATCAGTTTACCACTCGTCTCAATGGCAAGCCGAGCGCCGGTCTCTCGGTGTTGCTGTCGCCCACGGGTAACGCGCTGGCGACTGCGAGTGCGGTTGAAGCAAAGATGAAGGAACTCTCGAAGTTCTTCCCGGCTAACATTGCTTACGACATCCCGTACAACATCACGCCCGTGGTGGAAGCATCGATCAAGAAGGTGCTGACGACCCTGGTCGAAGCCGTCGTGCTGGTATTCATTGTGATGTTCCTGTTCCTACAGAACATCCGTTACACGATCATTCCGACGATTGTGGTGCCGGTGGCACTGCTCGGCACTTGCGCGACATTGCTGCTGCTCGGTTACTCGATCAACATGCTGACGTTGTTCGGCATGGTGCTCGCCATCGGCATCCTCGTGGACGACGCCATCGTTGTCGTGGAGAACGTCGAACGCATCATGGCGGAGGAAGGGCTTTCGCCGAAGGATGCCACACGCAAGGCAATGTCCCAGATCACGAGCGCCATCGTCGGCATCACACTCGTGCTCGTAGCTGTGTTCGTACCGATGGCCTTCTTCCCGGGGTCGGTGGGTATCATCTATCGTCAGTTCTCGGTGACAATGGTAGCGGCGATCAGCTTCTCCGCGCTGATGGCGCTGTCGCTGACGCCGGCCCTATGTGCCACGCTGCTGACGCCTGTTAAGGCAGGTCATGAGCACGGCAAGACCGGCGCGTTCGGCTGGATCAACCGCAAGCTCGATGCCATCAAGGAGCGTTATGCGACGTTTGTCGGCTGGGAGCTGAAGCGAACGGGCCGGTTGATGGCGATCTATGCCATCCTATTGGTCGGTCTTTCATGGGCCTTCGTGCGCATGCCGGGCGGCTTCCTGCCTATCGATGACCAGGGCTTCTTCACCACCGACGTTCAGACACCATCTGACTCGTCGTTCAACCGCACGGAAACGGTGGTTCAGAAGGTCGAGAAATATCTGCTGGAGCGTTCTGGCGTTGAAGACGTCACGTTCCTGACCGGCTTCAGCTTCCTCGGCCAAGGCATGAACAGCGCGCAGGCCTTCATCACCTTGAAGGACTGGTCGGAGCGAGGGCCGGGTGACACCGCGGCTGAGATCGTCGCGGACACCAACAAGACTTTATCATCGGTCAGGGACGCGCGAATTTCAGCACTGCAGCCACCGCCGATCGACAACTTAGGCAATTCGAGCGGGTTCAGCTTCCGTCTGCAGGATCGTGGTCAGAAGGGTTACAAGGCTCTGATGGACGCGACCGACGCGTTGCTTGCCGGCGCGAAGCACAGTCCGATCCTGCAGAACGTCTATGTTGAAGGCTTGCCGCCAGCGCCGCAAGTCAACCTCATGGTTGACCGCGAGAAGGCGGGTGCTTTCGGCGTCACCTTCGAGGACATCAACAACACGATCTCCACAAACCTCGGCTCGGCTTACATCAACGATTTCCCGAACCGCGGGCGCATGCAGCGCGTCATCGTGCAGAGCGACACGGCGAGCCGTATGAACGCGGATGACATTTTGACGTACAACGTGAAGAATAGCCGCGGCCAGCTCGTTCCATTCTCCTCATTCGCAACCGTCCAGTGGTCCCGCGGCCCGACCCAGATCGTCGGCTTCAACTACTATCCGTCTGTCCGCATCAGTGGCGAGGCCAAGCCGGGCTACACCAGCGGTGATGCCATTGCTGAGATGGAAAGACTGGCGGGTCAGTTGCCGCGCGGCTTCGGCTACGAGTGGACGGGCCAGTCGCTGCAGGAAAAGCTCTCCGGCTCACAGGCTCCCTTTATTCTCGGACTGTCGGCCTTGGTTGTCTTCCTCTGTCTCGCCGCGCTTTACGAGAGCTGGACCATTCCGCTCGCGGTTCTCTTGACCGTGCCGCTCGGTATCGCTGGCGCGGTCACTGCGGCTTCGATGCGCGGGCTTCCCAACGACGTCTACTTCACGGTGGGTCTCATTACGATCATCGGGCTTGCGGCCAAGGATGCCATCCTGATCATCGAGTTCGCGAAAGATCTGCGGATGCAGGGCAAGCCGTTGCTGGAGGCAACGATCGAGGCCTGTCGTTTGCGCTTCCGGCCGATTCTGATGACGGGCCTTGCCTTCGTCTCCGGTGTGCTGCCGATGGTCATTGCGCATGGCGCCGGCGGCAAGAGCCAGCAGGCGATCGGCACCAGCGTGATGGGCGGCATGATTGCGGTGGTTGTTCTGGCGCTGCTGATGGTGCCGGTGTTCTTCGTCGTCGTGCAGCGCTGGTTGTCGGGTGACCGGTCGGCAGATGCTCCCGCGGTTGGGAAGCCGGAGCCTTATGGTCCGCCGTCGCCCTCGGGTCACATTGCGACCTGA
- a CDS encoding 5-methyltetrahydropteroyltriglutamate--homocysteine methyltransferase (product_source=KO:K00549; cath_funfam=3.20.20.210; cog=COG0620; ko=KO:K00549; pfam=PF01717,PF08267; superfamily=51726; tigrfam=TIGR01371), which produces MSILSSATKFVIPVSTLGVPRIGLRRELKTALEQFWSGQIDQVALLDIAAQLRAISWKRQHELGVTIIPSNDFSLYDHVLDTSVMVGAIPEIYGWSGGPVSLETYFAMARGSQTDVGEPGACGHGDHHHGHGVRAQEMTKWFDTNYHYMVPEFSKDQEFSLASTKVVDEYREAKALGYQTRPVLVGPVTFLLLGKEANESFDSLSLLPKLLPVYIEALKRLAVEGAEWVQLDEPCLALDCDAATAAALKTAYSEFALKVPDIKIMLATYFGGLGDNASLVSRLPVAGVHLDLVRGKEQMSTALRTMSVDTVLSLGVIDGRNIWRTDLSKLLDELEPLISKRGADRLQLAPSCSMIHVPIDLNQESDLDPDLKSWLAFSVQKMVELTTLSHALSLGRGSVQEVLRVSDAIAEKRASSPKIHNPAVKQRIKDVPPELARRKSPFAQRRKLQDQVLGLPSFPTTTIGSFPQTDEVRKARAAYAKGTLDDASYNAFLRRETEAAVRWQEDIGIDVLVHGEFERNDMVQYFGEQLSGYAFTKHGWVQSYGSRYVRPPIIFGDVSRPKPMTVEWSSYAQSLTKRPMKGMLTGPVTMLQWSFVRDDLSRDQVCRQIAFALRDEVVDLEKSGIGVIQIDEPALREGLPLRKADWTAYLDWAVECFRITAGGVTDQTQIHTHMCYAEFNDIIDAIGAMDADVISIETSRSKMELLDAFVNYKYPNEIGPGVYDIHSPRVPEVSEMTALIDKARRNLAADQIWINPDCGLKTRKWPEVRAALSNMVEAAKLARSLQ; this is translated from the coding sequence ATGTCGATCTTATCTTCTGCGACCAAGTTCGTAATTCCTGTCAGCACGCTTGGCGTCCCGCGCATTGGTCTGCGGCGTGAACTCAAAACCGCGCTTGAGCAATTCTGGTCCGGTCAAATCGACCAGGTGGCCTTGCTCGATATTGCAGCTCAGCTTCGCGCAATAAGCTGGAAACGCCAGCATGAGCTCGGCGTCACCATCATTCCATCGAATGATTTCTCGCTTTACGACCATGTGCTCGATACCAGCGTCATGGTTGGTGCCATTCCGGAGATCTATGGCTGGTCCGGCGGCCCTGTGTCCCTCGAGACGTACTTTGCGATGGCGCGTGGCAGTCAGACTGATGTCGGAGAACCCGGAGCCTGTGGACATGGCGATCATCACCATGGCCACGGTGTCCGCGCGCAAGAAATGACGAAATGGTTCGACACCAATTACCATTACATGGTGCCTGAATTTTCCAAGGACCAGGAATTCTCGCTCGCGTCGACCAAAGTCGTCGACGAGTACCGCGAAGCAAAAGCATTGGGTTATCAGACCCGGCCCGTTCTCGTCGGGCCAGTGACATTTCTCTTACTGGGCAAGGAAGCGAATGAAAGCTTCGATAGCCTGTCGCTGTTGCCCAAGCTGTTGCCGGTCTACATTGAAGCCCTGAAACGACTGGCGGTGGAAGGTGCGGAGTGGGTGCAGCTGGACGAGCCCTGTCTGGCGCTTGATTGCGATGCGGCCACGGCTGCCGCATTGAAGACGGCGTACAGTGAATTCGCGCTGAAGGTCCCCGACATCAAGATCATGCTCGCGACTTACTTTGGAGGACTCGGCGACAATGCCAGTCTGGTTTCCCGGTTGCCCGTGGCCGGTGTGCATCTGGATCTGGTTCGCGGCAAGGAGCAGATGTCGACAGCTCTTCGAACCATGTCTGTCGATACTGTGTTGTCGCTGGGCGTTATCGATGGCCGCAACATCTGGCGAACAGATCTGTCGAAGCTGCTCGATGAACTTGAGCCGCTCATCAGCAAGCGGGGAGCGGATCGCCTGCAATTGGCGCCTTCCTGCTCGATGATTCATGTGCCGATCGATCTCAATCAGGAAAGCGATCTGGATCCGGATCTGAAGAGCTGGCTCGCATTCTCCGTCCAGAAGATGGTGGAACTGACGACTCTCAGCCATGCGTTGTCGCTCGGCCGTGGGTCGGTCCAGGAAGTATTGCGAGTGTCGGATGCCATCGCCGAAAAGCGAGCATCTTCACCGAAGATTCACAACCCGGCGGTGAAACAACGTATCAAAGATGTTCCGCCCGAGCTTGCGCGCCGCAAGAGTCCATTCGCGCAGCGTCGAAAATTGCAGGACCAGGTGCTCGGCCTGCCATCATTCCCGACAACAACCATCGGATCTTTCCCGCAGACAGACGAGGTTCGCAAAGCACGCGCTGCGTATGCCAAGGGCACCCTCGATGACGCTAGCTACAACGCATTCCTGCGCCGTGAGACCGAAGCGGCGGTGCGCTGGCAAGAAGACATCGGCATCGACGTGCTCGTTCATGGTGAGTTCGAGCGGAACGATATGGTGCAGTATTTCGGCGAACAATTGTCGGGCTATGCGTTCACCAAACATGGTTGGGTGCAGAGCTATGGTTCGCGCTACGTCCGCCCGCCGATCATATTTGGCGACGTGTCGCGTCCGAAGCCGATGACGGTCGAATGGTCGTCCTACGCGCAGTCCCTCACCAAGCGGCCGATGAAGGGCATGCTGACGGGACCTGTGACTATGTTGCAATGGTCGTTTGTTCGCGATGATCTGTCGCGGGATCAGGTCTGCCGTCAGATCGCCTTTGCGTTGCGCGACGAGGTGGTTGATCTTGAAAAGTCGGGTATCGGTGTCATCCAGATTGACGAGCCGGCGCTCCGCGAGGGGCTACCGCTGCGCAAGGCAGATTGGACGGCCTATCTCGATTGGGCGGTTGAATGTTTCAGGATCACGGCGGGCGGTGTGACGGATCAGACCCAGATTCACACTCATATGTGTTACGCCGAATTCAATGACATCATCGACGCGATCGGAGCGATGGACGCCGATGTCATATCCATCGAGACGTCGCGCTCGAAGATGGAACTGCTGGATGCGTTCGTAAATTACAAATACCCGAATGAAATCGGCCCGGGGGTTTACGACATCCATTCGCCGCGCGTTCCGGAAGTGTCTGAAATGACGGCCTTGATCGACAAGGCGCGGCGCAATCTGGCCGCCGATCAAATCTGGATCAATCCGGATTGCGGCCTGAAGACGCGCAAATGGCCGGAGGTGAGGGCTGCACTGTCCAACATGGTCGAGGCAGCGAAGCTGGCGCGAAGTCTTCAGTAA
- a CDS encoding dihydroxy-acid dehydratase (product_source=TIGR00110; cog=COG0129; pfam=PF00920; superfamily=143975,52016; tigrfam=TIGR00110), with amino-acid sequence MSTTTRKDPKSLRSARWFAPDDLRSFGHRSRAMQMGYAPEEWVGRPVIAILNTWSDAQPCHMHFKTRVDDVKRGVLQAGGFPIELPALSLSESLLKPTTMLYRNLLAMDAEELLRGHPVDGVVLMGGCDKTTPALLLGATSMGLPTIYLPAGPMLRGNWKGKTLGSGSDAWKYWDERRAGKITAEEWVNVEAGIARSYGTCMTMGTASTMTAIAEAIGMSLPGASSIPAADAGHIRMSSECGRRIVNMVWEDLTPQKIQTRKAFENAITVAMAMGCSTNAIIHVIAQARRAGQDIGLDDFERASRKVPVIANVRPSGDTYLMEDFFYAGGLPALMMRIRDHLHLDALTVTGKTLGENIAGAEVYNDEVIRTVDNPIYAEGALAVLRGNLAPDGCVIKPSACEPRFLKHSGPALVFDDYPSMKAAIDREDLDVTADHVLILRNAGPQGGPGMPEWGMLPIPTKLVKQGVRDMVRLSDARMSGTSYGACILHVAPESYIGGPLALVRNGDQITLDVAARTINLDVSEEELAKRRAEWKAPEPHYERGYGWMFTRHIRQANEGCDFDFLESCFGGPVDEPSIY; translated from the coding sequence ATGTCGACCACAACAAGAAAAGATCCCAAATCACTCCGAAGCGCCCGCTGGTTTGCACCGGATGATCTGAGATCATTCGGGCATCGATCCCGTGCCATGCAGATGGGTTACGCCCCGGAGGAGTGGGTCGGCCGCCCAGTGATTGCGATCCTGAACACGTGGTCGGATGCGCAGCCCTGCCACATGCATTTCAAAACCCGCGTCGACGACGTTAAGCGCGGCGTGCTGCAGGCCGGCGGCTTCCCGATTGAGTTGCCCGCGCTGTCGCTGTCGGAATCCCTGCTCAAGCCGACGACGATGCTCTACCGCAATCTTCTGGCGATGGATGCCGAAGAACTGCTGCGCGGTCACCCGGTCGACGGGGTGGTGTTGATGGGGGGCTGCGATAAGACCACGCCCGCGCTGCTGCTGGGCGCGACCAGTATGGGGCTGCCGACGATTTATCTTCCGGCCGGACCGATGCTGCGTGGCAACTGGAAAGGCAAGACGCTTGGCTCCGGCTCCGATGCTTGGAAGTACTGGGATGAGCGGCGCGCCGGGAAGATCACGGCCGAGGAATGGGTGAATGTCGAGGCCGGTATCGCGCGGAGCTACGGCACGTGCATGACCATGGGAACAGCCAGCACGATGACGGCGATCGCCGAAGCCATCGGGATGTCGCTGCCGGGCGCTTCGTCGATTCCGGCCGCGGATGCTGGCCATATCCGTATGAGTTCTGAATGCGGCCGCCGCATCGTGAACATGGTGTGGGAAGACCTGACGCCACAGAAGATCCAAACGCGCAAGGCGTTCGAGAACGCAATCACAGTGGCGATGGCAATGGGCTGTTCGACCAACGCCATTATTCACGTCATCGCGCAGGCGAGACGCGCCGGGCAAGACATCGGTCTCGATGATTTCGAGCGGGCGAGTCGCAAGGTGCCCGTGATCGCCAATGTCCGTCCCAGCGGCGATACTTACCTCATGGAAGACTTCTTCTACGCTGGCGGATTGCCTGCACTGATGATGCGCATTCGCGATCATCTGCATCTCGATGCGCTGACCGTGACCGGCAAAACCCTTGGCGAAAACATCGCAGGTGCGGAAGTCTATAATGACGAGGTTATTCGCACGGTCGACAATCCGATCTATGCCGAAGGCGCGCTGGCGGTGCTGCGGGGCAACTTGGCGCCGGATGGCTGCGTGATCAAACCGAGTGCTTGCGAGCCTCGCTTCCTGAAGCATTCCGGTCCGGCGCTGGTGTTCGACGATTATCCGTCGATGAAAGCCGCGATCGATCGGGAGGATCTCGATGTCACAGCGGATCATGTTCTCATCCTGCGCAATGCCGGTCCGCAGGGCGGCCCCGGCATGCCGGAATGGGGCATGCTGCCAATCCCGACCAAGCTTGTGAAACAGGGCGTGCGGGACATGGTGCGCCTGTCGGATGCGCGTATGAGCGGCACCAGTTATGGCGCGTGCATCCTGCATGTCGCCCCCGAATCCTACATCGGCGGGCCGCTGGCATTGGTGCGCAACGGCGATCAGATCACGCTCGACGTCGCTGCGCGCACGATCAACCTGGATGTGTCGGAAGAAGAGCTGGCGAAGCGCCGCGCGGAATGGAAAGCGCCGGAGCCGCACTACGAGCGCGGCTATGGCTGGATGTTCACGCGCCACATCCGGCAGGCCAATGAGGGCTGCGATTTCGATTTCCTTGAAAGCTGCTTCGGCGGCCCGGTGGACGAACCGTCAATTTACTAG
- a CDS encoding anaerobic selenocysteine-containing dehydrogenase (product_source=COG0243; cath_funfam=2.20.25.90,2.40.40.20,3.40.228.10,3.40.50.740; cog=COG0243; pfam=PF00384,PF01568,PF04879; superfamily=50692,53706), with protein MNEMFRPKATRSAVAKPVRTAATACPHDCPSTCALEVDILDERTIGRVRGAADNGYTAGVICAKVARYAERIHHPDRLLQPLRRTGAKGSGTFEPIAWDDALDIVAEAFIKAEQRHGSEAVWPYQYAGTMGLVMRDGIHRLRHVKKYSGFHSTICVNPAWTGFIAGTGRLAGPDPREMAKSDCVVIWGTNAVSTQVNVMTHAVRARKERGAKIVAIDVYMNGTMEQADLPILVRPGTDGALACAVMHCLFRDGKADRGFLEEHTDAPLELEEHLRTRGPEWASQITGCPEETIEEFARLVGDTKRTYFRLGYGFSRSRNGAPNMHAASCIAAVTGAWRYEGGGAFHNNGAIYHWNRTLIEGLDAVDPSIRALDQSRIGAVLCGDAEALWNGPPVTAMLIQNTNPISVAPNQTLVKQGFAREDLFVCVHEQFMTETAKVADLVLPATMFMEHDDVYQGAGHQYILAGPKLIEAPGECRSNHDVIVGLAKRLGAEHRGFDMSPDEIIDWTLQHSGWGDWESLKRNRWIDCQPDFDTAHYTKGFAWPDGKFRFKPEWPMVPFRSPWHSGPVDDMPVLPDHWRVIEEADEVHSFRLATSPARSFLNSTFTETPTALGREQKPTVMIHPDDAAALSIADGDKVILGNRRGEVRLHAKLFDGVRRGVLIAESIWPNAAYEDGRGINTLTGADPIAPYGGAAVHDNRVWIKPSELIRL; from the coding sequence ATGAACGAGATGTTCCGTCCCAAGGCCACCCGTAGCGCCGTGGCAAAGCCTGTTCGCACCGCGGCCACGGCCTGTCCGCACGATTGTCCCTCCACCTGCGCACTCGAAGTCGACATCCTCGACGAGCGCACGATCGGCCGTGTCCGTGGCGCGGCGGACAATGGCTACACGGCAGGCGTGATCTGCGCAAAGGTCGCACGCTATGCCGAGCGGATTCACCATCCGGATCGCCTGCTGCAGCCACTGCGGCGAACCGGTGCGAAGGGCTCCGGCACCTTTGAGCCGATTGCTTGGGATGATGCACTCGATATCGTCGCCGAGGCGTTCATCAAGGCTGAACAGCGCCATGGGTCGGAAGCGGTTTGGCCCTATCAGTACGCAGGAACGATGGGGCTGGTGATGCGGGACGGCATCCACCGCCTGCGTCACGTGAAGAAATATTCCGGCTTCCATTCCACCATCTGCGTCAACCCTGCATGGACGGGTTTCATCGCCGGCACCGGGCGCCTTGCTGGTCCCGATCCGCGCGAGATGGCGAAGTCGGACTGCGTGGTGATCTGGGGCACCAATGCCGTCAGCACCCAGGTCAATGTGATGACGCACGCGGTGCGCGCACGCAAAGAGCGCGGCGCGAAGATTGTCGCGATCGATGTCTACATGAACGGCACCATGGAGCAGGCCGACCTACCGATCCTCGTTCGGCCCGGCACCGACGGAGCGCTCGCCTGCGCGGTGATGCATTGCCTGTTCCGCGACGGCAAGGCGGACCGCGGTTTCCTCGAAGAACACACCGATGCGCCGCTTGAGCTCGAAGAGCATCTGCGCACACGTGGACCAGAATGGGCATCGCAAATCACGGGCTGCCCGGAGGAGACCATCGAGGAATTCGCCCGGCTCGTTGGAGATACCAAGCGAACTTACTTCCGGCTCGGCTACGGGTTCTCGCGCTCACGCAACGGCGCGCCCAACATGCACGCGGCAAGCTGCATTGCAGCCGTCACCGGCGCCTGGCGTTACGAAGGCGGCGGCGCGTTTCACAACAATGGCGCGATCTATCACTGGAATAGGACCTTGATTGAAGGGCTCGACGCCGTCGATCCCTCCATCCGTGCGCTCGACCAGTCACGTATCGGAGCCGTTTTGTGTGGCGACGCAGAGGCTCTGTGGAATGGGCCACCGGTCACCGCCATGCTGATCCAGAACACCAATCCGATATCGGTCGCGCCAAATCAGACTCTCGTCAAACAAGGATTCGCGCGCGAGGATCTGTTCGTCTGTGTCCACGAACAATTCATGACTGAGACTGCGAAGGTTGCCGACCTCGTGCTGCCGGCGACCATGTTCATGGAACATGACGACGTCTATCAGGGCGCCGGGCATCAATACATCCTCGCGGGGCCTAAGCTGATCGAAGCGCCCGGAGAATGCCGTTCCAATCACGATGTCATTGTTGGGCTTGCGAAACGGCTCGGCGCAGAGCATCGCGGATTCGACATGAGCCCGGACGAAATCATCGACTGGACTCTGCAGCATTCGGGCTGGGGCGATTGGGAAAGCCTGAAGCGTAACCGCTGGATCGACTGCCAGCCGGATTTTGATACCGCGCACTACACCAAGGGCTTCGCATGGCCCGACGGCAAATTCCGCTTCAAACCGGAATGGCCCATGGTGCCCTTCCGCAGTCCTTGGCATTCCGGCCCAGTTGATGACATGCCCGTGTTGCCGGATCACTGGCGGGTGATCGAAGAAGCAGATGAGGTGCACAGCTTCCGACTGGCGACTTCACCGGCACGCAGCTTCCTCAATTCGACATTCACCGAGACGCCAACTGCGCTCGGCCGCGAGCAGAAGCCAACGGTGATGATCCATCCCGACGACGCAGCGGCATTGTCGATTGCCGACGGCGACAAAGTGATCCTTGGCAATCGCCGCGGCGAGGTGCGCCTGCACGCCAAGCTGTTCGATGGCGTACGCCGAGGTGTGTTGATTGCCGAATCGATCTGGCCGAATGCCGCCTACGAAGACGGACGCGGCATCAATACCCTGACCGGGGCCGATCCGATCGCGCCCTATGGCGGCGCGGCAGTTCACGACAACCGGGTCTGGATCAAACCGTCAGAGCTTATCCGGCTTTGA